A stretch of Lathyrus oleraceus cultivar Zhongwan6 chromosome 6, CAAS_Psat_ZW6_1.0, whole genome shotgun sequence DNA encodes these proteins:
- the LOC127094487 gene encoding uncharacterized protein LOC127094487 produces MPIFVSRDVWLIAIPYAELVSYLIHAGAIIPKEIPHGMPPYHPKHNPNASCAYHAGYIGHSTKDYWPLKNKIQELIDQKVLSFSKEESNVKTNPLPNYGGPIVSAVIEEETVESVERVDDVKTPMLVVLKKLEQFGFLVGIHEDYVIFKPDPDYYDVLKGCMQDLMNQGLIQFSRSKEVEEIVVIEPITIVYRNKKIEAPPKRIKPIHIRVPGPFPYQNAMCCLGAGGMSRSGRVFAPIYTPRVSPSSTVVPPKEKVLPTPPLQEGASVPTTPIMTIVPSLKKVIPDKATKSETSKGKGRMVEDEQVEGHKKNVSFEEGREFLKLFKSDFKIVDRLGQTPSKISILSLFLSSEAHRTVLLKVLNIAYVMQDITVDQFDDVVANITTNRYLGFNEAELPPERNAHNKALHILVMCTESLLSRVLVDIGSPLNVIPKATISQLQFKGPKMRNNALIVRAFDGSRRQVFGEVDLLIYVGPHQFTITFQVMDINPAYSCLLGRPWIHVVGEVTSTLH; encoded by the exons ATGCCCATCTTTGTATCAAGAGATGTTTGGCTTATTGCAATACCATATGCTGAATTGGTATCATATTTGATCCATGCGGGGGCCATTATACCAAAAGAAATCCCTCATGGTATGCCTCCCTATCATCCTAAGCATAACCCTAATGCCTCGTGTGCCTATCATGCCGGGTATATAGGGCATTCAACAAAAGACTATTGGCCTCTCAAGAATAAGATTCAAGAATTGATTGACCAGAAGGTTTTGTCTTTCTCAAAAGAAGAGTCTAATGTGAAAACAAACCCTCTGCCTAATTACGGTGGCCCAATAGTTAGTGCTGTAATtgaagaagagactgtagaatCTGTCGAGAGGGTTGATGACGTGAAGACTCCGATGTTGGTAGTGTTGAAAAAGCTTGAACAGTTTGGGTTTCTGGTTGGTATTCATGAAGATTATGTTATATTTAAACCTGATCCCGATTATTATGACGTTCTGAAGGGTTGCATGCAAGATTTGATGAATCAAGGGTTGATACAATTCTCCAGATCTAAGGAAGTTGAAGAGATTGTGGTTATTGAACCTATAACCATTGTGTACAGGAATAAGAAGATCGAAGCTCCTCCCAAGAGGATTAAGCCGATCCATATCCGTGTTCCTGGTCCATTCCCGTATCAAAACGCCATGTGTTGCCTTGGAG CGGGAGGCATGAGTCGTAGTGGCCGTGTATTCGCTCCAATATACACTCCTAGGGTGTCTCCATCATCCACAGTTGTCCCGCCTAAGGAAAAGGTCCTTCCTACTCCTCCTCTGCAGGAAGGGGCATCTGTACCCACCACTCCAATCATGACAATTGTTCCATCATTAAAAAAGGTTATTCCCGATAAAGCTACAAAATCTGAAACTTCTAAGGGTAAGGGACGAATGGTTGAAGATGAACAGGTTGAAGGTCACAAGAAAAATGTCTCTTTTGAGGAAGGCCGAGAATTCCTCAAATTGTTCAAGAGTGACTTCAAGATTGTTGATCGGTTGGGTCAGACCCCTTCTAAAATCTCTATATTATCCTTATTTCTGAGTTCTGAGGCTCACCGTACGGTGCTGTTGAAAGTCCTGAATATTGCTTATGTGATGCAGGATATCACAGTCGATCAGTTTGATGACGTGGTTGCAAATATCACCACTAATAGGTACCTAGGATTTAATGAAGCAGAATTACCTCCTGAGAGGAATGCTCACAATAAGGCATTACATATTTTAGTCATGTGTACAGAATCCTTGCTATCTCGAGTTCTCGTCGATATTGGTTCCCCACTTAATGTAATCCCAAAAGCTACAATAAGTCAATTACAGTTTAAGGGGCCCAAGATGAGGAATAATGCATtgattgttcgtgcttttgatggcTCTAGAAGACAAGTATTTGGTGAAGTAGATCTACTCATTTATGTGGGACCTCACCAATTCACTATCACCTTTCAAGTTATGGACATTAATCcagcctacagttgtttgttgggtaGACCGTGGATTCATGTTGTTGGGGAAGTAACTTCTACACTACACTAA